TTGAATAAAATTTCCTTCCGTTCCAATATTTAAAAATTCTTCTATATCGGAATGTTCAACGGGCAAATAAGGGGCAAAATGCCCCCTTCTTACAGATCCCTGACTTACAACATTAACTAATGTTTCAAATAAATGCATAAAATGAACCGCCCCGGATGAAAATCCGTTATCTTTAATAACGGACCCTCTTGGGCGCAAGTCCCCGAAATATCCGGCAGTTCCTCCTCCGTATTTACTCATCATCCCAACCTCGGCCTGAGTAAAAAGAATCTGACCCATATCGTCTCCCAGATAGGAAGAAAAACAGCTTATGGGAAAACCCTTTGAAAGGCCGAAGTTAGACCAAACGGGAGAAGAGAGAGAATAATATCCTTCTGACATATACTTGTAGAATTTTTTTGCAAATCCTTTTTTATTTAAAATATTTTCCGCTGTTTTTGCAATTTCATCTATCCTTTCTTCCGCGCTTACTTTTTTGTTTAAATATCCCTTGGAAAGAAATATTTTTGAATAATCGTTTAACCAGTTCATAAAATTTAAAATAAGTCCTCGCCAGTTATGCTCTTACTTCTTTTATTGTAATTAATTGATCTTTTTACAAAAAAATCCCCGTGTTTTGTTGTGATAATTTCCTCGTCAAACCATTCTGTTTTCTGAAGCATTTTTTCATTAACCTTGAATATTCTTTCAACTCCAATGCTAACTAAAGAATTATTAAGCCGATTTTTTACAAATTCCATAATTATGTCTTTTGAAAGAAATTCCAATTCTCCTTTTTTAAAAATCCAATCAACTACTTTCTTTTCCGTATCAAGAGAATTTTTGCATGATTCAATAATTGTTTTTTTAAAATTATCGTCAAACCAATCAGGATGCTCTTTTTTAATAATGTTTATTATTTCAATCCCGAATAATCCGTGTATTTGCTCTTCTTTTGACGTTGCTTCAACAGCATTTGATATTCCTTTGAATAAATTTTTGTATTTATTAAAAGACATTATTATTAAAAATTGGGAGAATAAGGAGACATGCTCGATAAAAAGAGAAAAAAGCAAAATCGCTTTTGTAATCTCCTTGTTGTCTTCGCTTTTTGACGTTTTAATGGAATTTTCAAGATATTTTATTCTTTCCATAAGAACCGGCACTTCTTCTATCTTAGTAAATTCCTCGTTAAGGCCGAGTATTTCAAGAAGATGGGAATAAGCATCCATATGGCGAACTTCGCTTTCTGCAAAAGTAAAACCGACAGAAGCGATTTCCGGCTTTGGCATCTTTTTGTAAATATCGCCCCAAAAGGACTTTACGGCAACTTCTATCTGGGCAATCGCAAGCATTGTCTTTTTTATGGCGCTTCTCTCCTTTTCCGTAATATTTGCCTTGAAATCCTGTATATCGCTTAAATAATTGAATTCCGTATGTATCCAATAAGAATGTCTTATTGCGTTTACATATTCATAAAGTTCGGGATATTCATAGGGCTTAAGATTGATTCTTTTTTTAAAGATATTCCTTTTTCTTAAGATTGCCCTTTTTTCCCTGTATATGATATAGGATTTGGCAACGTCATAGAAAGAATTTGCCATCAGTTCCTTCTCGACAATATCCTGTATTTCTTCAACCGTTATGTTTTCATACGGCACATTAACATTTTTTCTTTTTTCTTTTTCGATGCTTTCTATTTTTTTAAAGACCTTTTTTGCAATATTTTTAGAAGATTCTTTTTCTCCTTTGTTTACCGCAACCATTGCCCTGTAAATCGCATTTGCAATTTTATCTATGTCAAAAGGAACTATACTTCCGTCTCTTTTCAGGATTGAAAAATTGTTTTTCATTATTTTTTTTATTTTAACCTGCAGATAGAAAAATATCTTCTATTTTTAAAAGGAGAATTATAATTTTAAGAATTTAGAAATTCTTAACGTATAATATCAAAAGAGAAGTACTCTTGTCAAGAATAATTCTTAATTAGGAATTAGTTATTAATAAAAAAAAACTAAATACTAATTATTTACTCATCTTTTTAATAGATAGGAATTTTAAGTAATTATACTGTTGTGTATAACTATATTTGATTTTCTATTTTTTTTCTATTATAATTTAAATATAGAATAAAATAATTTTATGATTACAAAAAAGCAAAAACAGGTCTTAGATTTTATATCCCTATATCATAAAAAAAAAGGGTATTCTCCTTCTCTTGAAGAGATAAAAAAACACTTCAGACATTCTTCTGTTTCCACTGCTCATTTTTATATTAAAAAATTGCAAAGTTTAGGGTTTATAGGAAGACAAGACAATAAACCAAGGTCAATTAATATTTATGGAGACGAAAAAATGGTTAATGTCACATTGCTCGGCTCAATCTCTGCCGGTAAGCCAATTGAAGCTATTGAAAATAAAGAATCAATCGCTGTTCCAAAGAGTAAGCTATCTAGTGATGGTAAATTCTATGCTTTAAGGGTTATTGGTAATAGTATGATAGATGAAAATATAAATGACGGCGATATTGTCTTGGTTAAACAGCAAAGCATTGCTGAAGA
This genomic stretch from Candidatus Paceibacterota bacterium harbors:
- a CDS encoding ribonucleotide-diphosphate reductase subunit beta: MKNNFSILKRDGSIVPFDIDKIANAIYRAMVAVNKGEKESSKNIAKKVFKKIESIEKEKRKNVNVPYENITVEEIQDIVEKELMANSFYDVAKSYIIYREKRAILRKRNIFKKRINLKPYEYPELYEYVNAIRHSYWIHTEFNYLSDIQDFKANITEKERSAIKKTMLAIAQIEVAVKSFWGDIYKKMPKPEIASVGFTFAESEVRHMDAYSHLLEILGLNEEFTKIEEVPVLMERIKYLENSIKTSKSEDNKEITKAILLFSLFIEHVSLFSQFLIIMSFNKYKNLFKGISNAVEATSKEEQIHGLFGIEIINIIKKEHPDWFDDNFKKTIIESCKNSLDTEKKVVDWIFKKGELEFLSKDIIMEFVKNRLNNSLVSIGVERIFKVNEKMLQKTEWFDEEIITTKHGDFFVKRSINYNKRSKSITGEDLF